One window of the Dermacentor andersoni chromosome 10, qqDerAnde1_hic_scaffold, whole genome shotgun sequence genome contains the following:
- the LOC126543664 gene encoding uncharacterized protein isoform X3: protein MTNTVSLIVLMAVFCAVSAVPLAQDSLHSESPQSAYLGLPSGSDDIVSPIDLSFSCAHRSLGYYADIANECKIFHVCNPVLLSDGQVAMMQYSFVCPNTTMFDQQSLTCTSPPGTAPCQQAESFYYLNRHVGQGGVGGVPVGSPSEQPRPAVYPEPKHQAPVEQSQPEPVPAKPASDDDSVARPASYYGGKSS from the exons ATGACCAACACTGTTTCCC TTATCGTCCTGATGGCGGTCTTCTGCGCCGTGTCCGCTGTTCCACTC GCGCAGGACTCTCTCCACAGCGAGTCGCCCCAGTCGGCCTACCTGGGCCTTCCTTCCGGCTCGGATGACATCGTTAGCCCTATCGACCTCTCGTTCAGCTGTGCCCACCGGAGCCTTGGCTACTACGCTGACATCGCTAATGAGTGCAAGATCTTCCACGTCTGCAACCCCGTTCTACTGAGCGACGGACAG GTGGCCATGATGCAGTACAGCTTCGTGTGCCCGAACACCACCATGTTCGACCAGCAGTCCCTGACCTGCACCAGTCCCCCGGGAACGGCCCCGTGCCAGCAGGCTGAGAGCTTCTACTACCTGAACCGCCACGTCGGCCAGGGCGGAGTCGGTGGCGTTCCCGTCGGCTCGCCCTCCGAGCAGCCGCGACCGGCAGTCTACCCCGAGCCCAAGCACCAAGCCCCCGTCGAGCAAAGC CAGCCCGAGCCGGTTCCAGCCAAGCCTGCTAGTGACGATGACAGCGTTGCGAGGCCGGCGTCCTACTACGGCGGCAAGAGCAGCTAG
- the LOC126543664 gene encoding uncharacterized protein isoform X1 yields MTNTVSLIVLMAVFCAVSAVPLNQPGQAQDSLHSESPQSAYLGLPSGSDDIVSPIDLSFSCAHRSLGYYADIANECKIFHVCNPVLLSDGQVAMMQYSFVCPNTTMFDQQSLTCTSPPGTAPCQQAESFYYLNRHVGQGGVGGVPVGSPSEQPRPAVYPEPKHQAPVEQSQPEPVPAKPASDDDSVARPASYYGGKSS; encoded by the exons ATGACCAACACTGTTTCCC TTATCGTCCTGATGGCGGTCTTCTGCGCCGTGTCCGCTGTTCCACTC AATCAGCCTGGACAGGCGCAGGACTCTCTCCACAGCGAGTCGCCCCAGTCGGCCTACCTGGGCCTTCCTTCCGGCTCGGATGACATCGTTAGCCCTATCGACCTCTCGTTCAGCTGTGCCCACCGGAGCCTTGGCTACTACGCTGACATCGCTAATGAGTGCAAGATCTTCCACGTCTGCAACCCCGTTCTACTGAGCGACGGACAG GTGGCCATGATGCAGTACAGCTTCGTGTGCCCGAACACCACCATGTTCGACCAGCAGTCCCTGACCTGCACCAGTCCCCCGGGAACGGCCCCGTGCCAGCAGGCTGAGAGCTTCTACTACCTGAACCGCCACGTCGGCCAGGGCGGAGTCGGTGGCGTTCCCGTCGGCTCGCCCTCCGAGCAGCCGCGACCGGCAGTCTACCCCGAGCCCAAGCACCAAGCCCCCGTCGAGCAAAGC CAGCCCGAGCCGGTTCCAGCCAAGCCTGCTAGTGACGATGACAGCGTTGCGAGGCCGGCGTCCTACTACGGCGGCAAGAGCAGCTAG
- the LOC126543664 gene encoding uncharacterized protein isoform X2 produces MTNTVSLIVLMAVFCAVSAVPLNQPGQAQDSLHSESPQSAYLGLPSGSDDIVSPIDLSFSCAHRSLGYYADIANECKIFHVCNPVLLSDGQVAMMQYSFVCPNTTMFDQQSLTCTSPPGTAPCQQAESFYYLNRHVGQGGVGGVPVGSPSEQPRPAVYPEPKHQAPVEQSPEPVPAKPASDDDSVARPASYYGGKSS; encoded by the exons ATGACCAACACTGTTTCCC TTATCGTCCTGATGGCGGTCTTCTGCGCCGTGTCCGCTGTTCCACTC AATCAGCCTGGACAGGCGCAGGACTCTCTCCACAGCGAGTCGCCCCAGTCGGCCTACCTGGGCCTTCCTTCCGGCTCGGATGACATCGTTAGCCCTATCGACCTCTCGTTCAGCTGTGCCCACCGGAGCCTTGGCTACTACGCTGACATCGCTAATGAGTGCAAGATCTTCCACGTCTGCAACCCCGTTCTACTGAGCGACGGACAG GTGGCCATGATGCAGTACAGCTTCGTGTGCCCGAACACCACCATGTTCGACCAGCAGTCCCTGACCTGCACCAGTCCCCCGGGAACGGCCCCGTGCCAGCAGGCTGAGAGCTTCTACTACCTGAACCGCCACGTCGGCCAGGGCGGAGTCGGTGGCGTTCCCGTCGGCTCGCCCTCCGAGCAGCCGCGACCGGCAGTCTACCCCGAGCCCAAGCACCAAGCCCCCGTCGAGCAAAGC CCCGAGCCGGTTCCAGCCAAGCCTGCTAGTGACGATGACAGCGTTGCGAGGCCGGCGTCCTACTACGGCGGCAAGAGCAGCTAG